From the genome of Etheostoma spectabile isolate EspeVRDwgs_2016 chromosome 10, UIUC_Espe_1.0, whole genome shotgun sequence, one region includes:
- the ccdc85b gene encoding coiled-coil domain-containing protein 85B, translating into MGSEGELINRDRELSKMSDEDLLACSKEELVSRLRKEESEKISALIQRGRLIKEVNKQLQGHLLEIRELKVINQRLQEENGELRDLCCFLDDDRLKVKKLAREWQLFGHHAAKVMREDLGGYLKKLADLERMQDGLLKENLDLKELCLVLEEECVSRSDSSPGGSTELSMPCMVARDLGDGSSSTGSVGSPDQLHLVCSPDD; encoded by the coding sequence ATGGGCAGCGAAGGTGAGCTAATAAATAGAGATAGAGAGCTGTCAAAGATGTCTGACGAGGATTTGCTGGCGTGCTCCAAAGAGGAGCTGGTGAGCCGGCTGCGTAAAGAGGAGTCGGAGAAAATCTCAGCTCTCATCCAGCGAGGACGGCTGATAAAAGAGGTAAATAAACAGCTGCAGGGACACCTCCTCGAAATCAGGGAACTGAAAGTCATCAACCAGCGCCTGCAGGAGGAAAACGGGGAGTTGCGGGACCTGTGCTGCTTCTTGGACGACGATCGGCTCAAAGTGAAGAAGCTGGCCAGGGAATGGCAGCTGTTTGGGCATCACGCGGCTAAAGTGATGCGGGAGGACCTGGGCGGTTATTTGAAAAAGCTCGCCGACCTGGAGCGCATGCAGGACGGGCTGTTGAAGGAGAATTTAGACCTGAAAGAGCTGTGCCTGGTCCTGGAGGAGGAGTGTGTCAGCAGGAGTGACTCCAGCCCCGGTGGGTCCACCGAGCTCAGCATGCCCTGCATGGTGGCCCGGGACCTGGGGGACGGAAGCTCCAGCACAGGCAGCGTGGGAAGCCCAGACCAGCTCCACCTGGTTTGCTCACCTGATGACTGA